One region of Penaeus monodon isolate SGIC_2016 unplaced genomic scaffold, NSTDA_Pmon_1 PmonScaffold_2433, whole genome shotgun sequence genomic DNA includes:
- the LOC119570315 gene encoding uncharacterized protein LOC119570315: MLETENERYIKKVKSFILTSFVSTVASLLDISEDSYAVRLGSLLTGKAVEIYTSLSPEITADYKQLKKALLNGFSKTPNGYRQDFRAAKIKVGETYKQFSINLGRLFDQWIDSSGLENSYESLRSFMILDQFKSSLSPDLRIYIKEHNVPTLDQTVQLADNWAAAHNAYPKSNTTFKTKKSTENKPVNHVPVMKENFIKEIKCHNCGEFGHYRSRCPKNPLAFKSIPSERNPEKVSFSLSDSTPRKYLANGTVNGQRVSTILRDSGCSCVLISNEVLPDIDISNNKLVKVCDYLGRVDYFPQVRCYITCPYFVGWTNALRAPLKFCSVLIGNIPGVRDSNSNTDVFDSPVHKNDQVQAIQTRAYKNKRIHPLVLPKLKPVNITPTEFAKLQSSCPSLSSVREKVKSREPHMTRDGMMFEYIENDGLLYRKCIKYKFQDRIGKMSLVVPADCRAIVTSIAHESPLAGHFSHRKTLRRVTDQFYWPSMGSDVRDFCRSCDKSQRMSHKGRVKPVPIKPMPIITEPFLRVAIDIVGPLNPPSDDGHKYILTLIDYATGFPEAIPLREIDSVSVGGSFARYIFQSRNFQGNSFRQRHTVHFTTDGEIPSDRTGFSVFELLYGRAVRGPLTVLRDLWEDRSIKDDERTTFQCVIELRDKLEECAKIAVHNADISSTRYRSYFDVKSQDRSFSPGDEVLVLLPDTANKTSNDLEWSPYGDGEKTIR, translated from the exons ATGTTAGAGACGGAAAATGAAAGG TATATCAAGAAGGTGAAGAGTTTCATCCTTACCTCATTCGTTTCGACGGTTGCCAGCCTTTTAGATATCAGTGAAGACAGTTATGCTGTGCGTTTGGGAAGCTTGCTTACAGGTAAAGCAGTAGAGATATATACCTCATTGTCCCCCGAAATAACTGCTGATTATAAACAGTTGAAAAAAGCTCTTCTTAATGGGTTTAGTAAGACCCCTAATGGGTATAGACAAGACTTTAGAGCTGCTAAAATCAAGGTCGGGGAAACCTATAAACAATTTTCAATTAATCTCGGTAGACTTTTTGATCAGTGGATAGATAGTAGCGGCCTCGAGAACTCTTACGAATCGCTTAGAAGCTTCATGATACTTGACCAATTTAAATCATCCCTTTCCCCGGATCTTAGGATATATATCAAAGAGCATAATGTACCTACTCTTGATCAGACGGTGCAGTTGGCTGATAACTGGGCTGCCGCTCACAATGCTTATCCCAAGTCGAACACTACTTTCAAAACCAAGAAAAGTACGGAGAATAAGCCCGTTAATCATGTTCCTGTCATGAAGGAGAACTTTATCAAAGAAATCAAATGTCACAATTGTGGGGAATTTGGTCACTACAGGAGTCGATGCCCTAAAAATCCTTTAGCTTTTAAGAGTATTCCTTCAGAGAGGAATCCTGAAAAGGTTAGCTTTTCATTATCAGATTCAACTCCACGTAAATATCTGGCTAATGGTACAGTAAATGGGCAGAGGGTTTCCACTATCCTTAGAGACTCTGGTTGTTCATGTGTTTTGATCTCAAACGAAGTACTGCCCGACattgatatcagtaacaataaattAGTCAAAGTTTGCGATTACTTGGGGCGAGTAGATTATTTTCCTCAGGTTCGCTGTTACATCACCTGCCCCTACTTTGTTGGATGGACGAATGCCCTGCGAGCACCTCTCAAATTTTGCAGTGTACTCATCGGTAATATCCCAGGGGTACGAGATTCTAATTCAAATACTGATGTATTTGATTCTCCCGTTCATAAGAATGACCAGGTTCAGGCTATACAGACCAGGGCGTACAAGAACAAGAGGATTCATCCTCTCGTTCTGCCTAAATTGAAACCTGTAAATATCACTCCGACGGAATTTGCGAAACTGCAAAGTTCCTGTCCCTCACTGTCTTCTGTCAGGGAAAAGGTCAAATCGAGAGAACCTCATATGACCCGTGATGGTATGATGTTTGAGTATATTGAAAATGATGGATTGCTTTACCGCAAgtgcataaaatataaatttcaggATAGGATTGGGAAGATGTCTTTAGTCGTGCCTGCCGACTGCCGAGCTATAGTAACGTCAATTGCTCATGAGTCTCCTCTCGCTGGCCACTTTTCTCATCGTAAGACTTTGAGAAGGGTAACAGATCAGTTTTATTGGCCAAGTATGGGAAGTGACGTGAGAGATTTTTGCCGATCTTGTGATAAAAGCCAACGAATGTCACACAAAGGGCGAGTGAAACCCGTCCCTATTAAACCCATGCCGATTATTACGGAGCCCTTTTTGCGTGTTGCAATAGACATAGTAGGTCCCCTGAATCCTCcctctgatgatggacacaagtATATTTTAACACTTATAGACTACGCGACGGGCTTCCCTGAAGCAATTCCGCTCAGAGAAATAGACTCCGTGTCTGTGGGCGGAAGCTTTGCTCGTTATATTTTCCAGAGTAGGAATTTCCAGGGAAATTCTTTCCGACAGAGGCACACAGTTCACTTCACAACTGATGG AGAAATTCCGAGTGACAGGACCGGGTTTTCTGTCTTCGAACTCCTGTATGGTCGTGCTGTGCGAGGTCCTCTGACAGTGCTAAGAGATCTATGGGAGGACAGGAGTATCAAGGATGACGAGCGAACTACTTTTCAGTGTGTCATAGAGCTCAGGGATAAACTAGAGGAATGTGCTAAGATAGCTGTTCATAATGCTGACATCAGCTCAACCAGGTATCGATCTTATTTTGACGTTAAATCTCAAGATCGTTCTTTCAGTCCAGGTGACgaagttttagtattattgccagatACTGCTAATAAAACTTCTAATGACTTGGAGTGGTCCCCATACGGTGATGGAGAGAAGACAATAAGGTAA